One window of the Candidatus Zixiibacteriota bacterium genome contains the following:
- the bamD gene encoding outer membrane protein assembly factor BamD — protein sequence MKSTVVMAVKAVAVMTLLSMVWAGCGGSSSKALLPAAELYSMGKSEYENKDYRKAIDHLQTVVYSYPGESVIDSAQYYLAMSYLGAKNYTLAGIEFNRLAVNYPSSPFVTSALFMKAVCSFEETPGNYALDQSELDVALRQFEDFIIDHPQSEYVADAQKYLNLAYSRLAHKMYASADVYLRINALDASKIYFQYVVDNYTQTEYAPQATYKIAEIEFKRKNFDEAKKKFDDFLAVYPDHEWGKDARSYAVESAFKGGEKALEKKDYALARERFELFKQSYPQDRRAGLADKYLKEIQTHSGDSTSVDKAGS from the coding sequence GTCATCGAAGGCGCTTCTGCCAGCGGCGGAGCTTTATAGCATGGGCAAATCAGAATATGAAAATAAAGATTACCGGAAGGCAATCGATCACCTGCAAACGGTTGTCTATAGTTATCCCGGCGAATCGGTTATCGACTCAGCGCAGTATTACCTTGCCATGTCATATTTAGGCGCTAAAAATTATACCTTGGCTGGAATTGAGTTCAACCGATTGGCTGTCAACTATCCCTCCTCGCCTTTTGTTACGAGTGCGCTGTTTATGAAAGCTGTATGCAGTTTTGAAGAGACACCCGGCAACTACGCCCTCGATCAAAGTGAACTCGATGTCGCTCTTCGTCAATTTGAGGATTTTATCATCGATCACCCTCAATCTGAATATGTCGCCGACGCTCAAAAGTATCTCAATCTGGCCTATTCAAGGCTTGCCCATAAAATGTATGCTTCGGCCGATGTTTATTTGCGTATTAATGCACTTGATGCGTCAAAGATATACTTCCAGTACGTGGTCGACAATTATACCCAGACCGAATACGCTCCACAGGCGACGTATAAAATCGCAGAGATCGAATTCAAAAGAAAGAATTTTGACGAGGCCAAAAAGAAGTTTGATGATTTCCTTGCGGTCTACCCCGATCATGAGTGGGGCAAGGACGCGCGAAGTTACGCGGTTGAATCCGCGTTCAAGGGCGGAGAAAAGGCTTTGGAGAAAAAGGACTACGCCTTGGCCCGCGAGAGATTTGAATTGTTCAAACAAAGCTATCCCCAGGACAGAAGGGCGGGACTGGCGGACAAATATCTAAAGGAAATCCAGACGCACAGTGGTGACTCAACCAGCGTCGACAAAGCCGGATCCTAA
- the nadD gene encoding nicotinate (nicotinamide) nucleotide adenylyltransferase, translating to MTQPASTKPDPNSGGRWAILGGAFDPVHWGHIRLASNIKPMADLDGVLLVPSFHPPHKQNGCVANFADRMRMLELALPFCDSCSISDIESTLTEPTYTLYVIHSLRKKFPLASLELLIGADQWKAFETWHKPQEILDTVPVIVGERPGFVRATQESLETPRVRFIHSGLVDLSSSRVRSALDAGIDRAHLGELVPEAVADYIIGKGLYR from the coding sequence GTGACTCAACCAGCGTCGACAAAGCCGGATCCTAATTCAGGCGGACGATGGGCTATTCTTGGCGGGGCATTCGACCCCGTTCACTGGGGCCATATTCGTTTGGCGAGTAATATCAAGCCAATGGCAGACCTCGACGGAGTTCTGCTTGTGCCATCATTTCATCCCCCTCATAAACAAAACGGATGTGTCGCAAACTTCGCAGACCGTATGCGGATGCTTGAACTCGCATTACCGTTTTGTGATTCATGCTCAATATCTGATATAGAGTCGACTTTGACAGAACCAACGTACACGCTGTACGTAATACATTCGTTGAGAAAGAAGTTTCCGCTGGCTTCTTTGGAGCTTCTTATCGGCGCCGATCAATGGAAGGCTTTTGAAACGTGGCATAAGCCTCAGGAAATACTTGATACCGTTCCGGTAATAGTCGGTGAACGCCCGGGATTTGTCCGGGCAACCCAGGAATCGCTTGAAACACCGAGGGTACGCTTTATCCACTCGGGACTTGTCGACCTCTCATCGTCGCGGGTACGTTCTGCACTTGACGCAGGCATTGATCGAGCGCATCTTGGCGAGTTGGTCCCTGAAGCAGTTGCAGATTATATTATCGGAAAAGGACTCTATCGGTGA
- the polA gene encoding DNA polymerase I, which translates to MSEKKKSVYLLDGSAIFYRAYFAFIRNPLINTKGENTSATFGFLNSIFKLLREENPDYIAVAFDNKAPTFRHEIYSEYKSTRAKMPDDLVVQLPRIQQAVKALNIPAFDLAGYEADDIIGTLAKAAEKQGYAVWCVTGDKDYFQLVSDSVRVYDPKKVSESADTYGPAEVKVKFGVFPHQVIDKLALMGDSSDCIPGVPGVGPKTADSLLEQFGSLDNLLAHTDEIKAKGIREKIENNVESAKLSKVLATIDTNVPIEFDVLKLQRQPINYEEAKKLFIEMEFTTFARQLTPESDTVEHKPLVRSIETGTFYHCVPSLDDLSTLLKSMSKQKEIAVDTETTSLDALDAELVGVSLSDRTGTAYYVPLGHTAEPERNLSKDEALKLLKELLENRSVQKIGQNIKYDFHIFRRHGITINPISFDTMLASYVLDPSGRQHSLDLLALKHFDHKMIPIADLIGSGKNQRTFDTVSVDKATAYAAEDADYTYRLRGVFAPAIDELDLQNLFYNIELPLVTVLADMEECGVKIDTDFLLILSEQMEKGLRKLEIEIHQIAGGAFNINSTQQLGHILFDKLGLPTHGKTAKKTGYSTDVSVLEELALVHPFPKLILEYRQFVKLKNTYVDAIPKLISPKTGRVHTSFNQTIAATGRLSSTDPNLQNIPIRTEEGRQIRKAFIPRDKDYLLLTADYSQIELRVLAHYADDPVLIEAFIKGEDIHVRTAAEVFNVDLMAVTPDMRRVAKTANFAIIYGVSAFGLSNQTDMTQAEAKKFIETYFERYPGIKGYLEATKVFAREKGYVCTLFNRRRYLPEINDKNFSVRQFAERTAINTPIQGTAADIIKIAMLLIHKKIAGMRSKMILQVHDELIFDAHKDEIEDLKKIVTISMQGAAKLKVPLVADIGIGPNWLEAK; encoded by the coding sequence GTGAGTGAGAAGAAAAAGTCAGTTTATCTGCTCGATGGCTCGGCCATTTTTTACCGGGCATATTTCGCGTTTATCCGCAACCCACTCATAAACACTAAGGGTGAAAACACCTCAGCGACTTTCGGTTTTCTCAATTCAATCTTCAAATTATTGAGGGAGGAGAACCCTGATTATATTGCAGTCGCGTTCGACAACAAAGCTCCAACCTTTCGACACGAGATTTATTCAGAATACAAGTCTACTCGCGCCAAGATGCCCGATGACCTTGTAGTTCAATTGCCCCGCATTCAGCAGGCTGTCAAGGCTTTGAATATTCCTGCTTTTGATTTGGCAGGTTATGAGGCCGATGATATTATCGGCACTTTGGCCAAGGCAGCTGAGAAACAAGGTTACGCCGTCTGGTGTGTCACTGGTGACAAAGATTACTTCCAACTTGTCAGCGACAGCGTGCGAGTCTATGACCCTAAAAAGGTCTCGGAGAGCGCTGACACTTACGGCCCGGCTGAGGTAAAAGTCAAATTCGGGGTGTTCCCGCACCAGGTTATCGATAAACTTGCCCTGATGGGCGACAGCTCCGACTGCATACCCGGTGTTCCCGGTGTCGGTCCCAAAACAGCCGACAGCCTGTTAGAGCAATTTGGCAGCTTGGATAATTTGCTTGCGCATACGGACGAAATCAAAGCAAAAGGAATCAGGGAAAAGATTGAGAACAATGTCGAATCAGCCAAGCTCTCAAAGGTGCTCGCGACGATTGACACGAATGTCCCGATAGAATTCGATGTATTAAAACTTCAAAGACAGCCCATAAACTATGAGGAAGCTAAAAAACTCTTTATAGAAATGGAATTTACTACTTTTGCGAGGCAGCTAACTCCCGAATCCGATACAGTCGAACACAAACCCTTGGTGCGAAGCATCGAGACAGGCACATTTTATCATTGTGTCCCTTCCCTTGATGATTTAAGTACCCTCCTTAAGAGTATGTCCAAACAGAAGGAAATAGCAGTAGATACGGAAACAACTTCGCTCGATGCCCTTGATGCCGAATTAGTAGGCGTTTCGCTTTCTGACCGGACAGGCACAGCCTATTATGTTCCCCTGGGGCATACAGCGGAGCCTGAGCGAAACTTGTCAAAAGATGAGGCTCTGAAACTTCTCAAGGAACTGCTCGAAAATCGTTCGGTTCAAAAAATTGGTCAAAATATCAAATATGACTTTCATATATTTCGACGTCATGGCATAACAATCAATCCAATTTCTTTTGATACCATGCTGGCCTCGTATGTCCTTGATCCCTCAGGCCGACAGCACTCACTTGATTTGCTGGCGTTAAAACATTTCGATCATAAAATGATTCCAATTGCAGACCTCATTGGAAGCGGCAAGAATCAAAGGACATTCGATACTGTGTCTGTAGACAAAGCGACAGCCTACGCCGCCGAAGACGCGGACTATACGTATCGACTCCGCGGGGTATTCGCTCCGGCCATTGATGAGCTCGATCTGCAAAATCTCTTCTATAATATTGAACTCCCGCTTGTCACAGTCCTGGCCGACATGGAGGAATGCGGTGTCAAAATAGATACCGATTTTCTCTTGATACTCAGCGAGCAGATGGAGAAGGGGCTTCGGAAGCTCGAAATAGAAATCCATCAGATTGCCGGCGGCGCTTTCAATATTAATTCCACACAACAACTGGGACATATTCTCTTTGATAAACTTGGTCTGCCAACACATGGCAAAACCGCCAAAAAAACCGGGTATTCGACAGATGTTTCCGTTCTCGAAGAGCTTGCCTTGGTTCATCCTTTCCCCAAGCTTATTCTTGAATACCGGCAGTTTGTAAAGCTGAAAAACACCTACGTTGATGCCATCCCCAAGCTTATTTCTCCCAAGACAGGAAGGGTGCATACATCTTTCAATCAAACTATTGCCGCGACAGGCCGTCTGTCTTCGACCGATCCAAATCTGCAAAATATTCCTATTAGGACAGAAGAGGGACGCCAGATTCGCAAGGCGTTCATTCCTCGTGATAAAGACTATCTCCTCCTGACTGCCGATTATTCGCAGATTGAGCTTCGAGTGCTTGCCCATTATGCAGACGATCCGGTTCTTATTGAGGCTTTCATTAAGGGCGAGGACATCCACGTGCGGACTGCAGCGGAGGTCTTCAATGTAGACCTCATGGCTGTCACACCGGATATGAGGCGAGTTGCCAAAACGGCTAATTTTGCTATTATTTATGGCGTTTCTGCGTTCGGCCTTTCCAATCAGACTGACATGACTCAGGCCGAAGCCAAGAAATTTATCGAGACCTATTTTGAGCGCTATCCCGGCATAAAGGGATATCTCGAAGCCACAAAAGTCTTCGCGCGTGAAAAGGGATATGTCTGCACCCTGTTCAACCGCAGACGCTATTTGCCTGAAATAAACGACAAAAATTTCTCGGTCAGACAGTTCGCCGAGCGGACGGCAATCAATACCCCTATTCAGGGCACTGCTGCGGATATCATAAAGATCGCCATGCTTCTTATTCACAAAAAGATAGCCGGTATGCGGTCAAAAATGATTCTACAGGTGCATGATGAGCTAATTTTCGACGCACATAAAGACGAAATTGAAGATCTTAAGAAGATAGTTACGATCAGCATGCAGGGAGCAGCAAAGCTCAAAGTCCCACTGGTGGCCGATATTGGTATCGGCCCAAACTGGCTTGAAGCTAAGTGA
- a CDS encoding 6-phosphofructokinase, which translates to MSTIGIITSGGDCGGLNGVVKGAAQMATRMGVKPFAIPNGYAGLYNLVDMDSLVELTPSRVERFSIGSAGSEAGHSRVKISKIKDDKKYERIKAGLAKFNIGGLVISGGDDTGSVILDLATQGIQCVHAPKTMDLDLVPYSVGGDSTINRIADFIREIKTTGRTHNRIIIVEVFGRYAGHTAFRGGVAGEADAILIPEVPVNFTELYSHLKRVFTKRIIESDINAGTYTIVVAEGLRNSSGGEMYDDSAGLDTFGHKKLAGAGKYVSQEIKKMLSTDQEIRPFMKSQGMYVEGLYELPEIRIIAPGHLVRAGGTSAYDANFGMEAGACAVSLLLEGIAGVTVTGFVDGTIRYMEIKEAIVQRHVELSFVSLYEQLGFTFGRGREDFNPKFSKVSGQIERIY; encoded by the coding sequence ATTTCGACAATCGGTATAATCACCAGTGGAGGTGATTGCGGAGGGCTGAATGGAGTAGTTAAAGGAGCCGCACAAATGGCAACCCGCATGGGTGTGAAGCCTTTTGCCATTCCCAATGGATATGCCGGTCTCTATAATCTTGTTGACATGGATTCACTTGTTGAACTCACACCCTCTCGTGTCGAGCGTTTCAGTATCGGTTCCGCAGGCTCCGAAGCAGGGCACTCAAGAGTCAAGATTTCGAAAATTAAAGATGACAAGAAGTACGAACGAATCAAAGCGGGTCTTGCCAAGTTCAATATCGGCGGTCTGGTCATCAGCGGGGGGGATGATACCGGATCGGTGATTCTTGACCTTGCAACCCAGGGCATACAGTGCGTCCATGCCCCGAAAACAATGGACCTTGACCTTGTCCCATACAGTGTCGGCGGTGATTCTACAATCAATAGAATAGCTGATTTTATCCGTGAAATCAAAACAACTGGCCGCACGCATAATCGAATCATAATTGTCGAGGTATTTGGCCGCTACGCCGGGCATACCGCATTCAGGGGCGGCGTTGCCGGGGAAGCAGACGCAATACTTATCCCTGAAGTTCCTGTCAACTTCACTGAGTTGTACAGCCATCTCAAACGTGTCTTTACAAAACGGATTATCGAAAGTGATATCAATGCCGGGACATACACAATTGTCGTCGCTGAGGGTCTCCGTAACTCAAGTGGTGGGGAAATGTACGATGACTCAGCCGGCCTTGATACGTTCGGCCATAAGAAACTTGCCGGCGCAGGCAAATATGTGTCCCAGGAGATTAAGAAGATGCTTTCGACTGATCAGGAAATACGGCCCTTCATGAAATCACAGGGTATGTATGTGGAGGGACTCTATGAACTTCCAGAAATTCGCATCATTGCTCCTGGTCATCTTGTGAGGGCGGGAGGAACATCGGCCTACGATGCCAATTTTGGTATGGAAGCCGGTGCGTGCGCGGTAAGCTTGCTCCTTGAAGGAATTGCGGGGGTAACAGTAACGGGTTTTGTCGATGGCACGATTCGTTATATGGAGATAAAGGAGGCCATTGTCCAGCGGCATGTCGAATTGAGTTTTGTGAGCCTCTATGAGCAGCTTGGGTTCACATTCGGAAGGGGAAGGGAAGATTTTAATCCGAAGTTTTCGAAAGTTTCCGGGCAGATTGAGCGGATATATTAA
- the lexA gene encoding transcriptional repressor LexA produces the protein MTKSPLTDKQRSVFEFIEMQMTDHGNAPTIREIGAKFGISSTNGVRGHLSALIRKGYLKKHASISRGIELTRELAGRMGRVPLVGAVPAGFPIDSAENIEGEIVIDLSFLPKGDSYSLRVTGDSMKNAGILDGDLVLVKKQTVAQKGDIIVALVNEEATVKRYFSDGTTIRLQPENDDYEPIFINKMSGEFRIAGKVVGLIRKIG, from the coding sequence ATGACTAAAAGCCCGCTGACGGACAAACAACGCTCTGTTTTTGAATTTATTGAAATGCAGATGACCGATCATGGGAACGCGCCAACAATTCGTGAGATAGGCGCTAAGTTTGGCATTAGCTCAACCAATGGTGTTCGCGGGCACCTTTCTGCTCTCATCCGAAAAGGCTATCTCAAGAAACACGCAAGCATCTCCCGCGGAATCGAACTCACTCGTGAACTTGCGGGGAGGATGGGTCGTGTACCGCTTGTAGGAGCTGTGCCAGCCGGCTTTCCTATTGATTCGGCTGAGAATATCGAAGGTGAAATTGTGATCGATCTCTCTTTTCTGCCCAAAGGGGACTCGTATAGCCTTCGTGTAACTGGTGACTCGATGAAAAACGCGGGGATACTGGATGGAGACTTGGTTCTTGTAAAAAAACAGACAGTGGCGCAGAAAGGAGATATTATTGTCGCCTTGGTCAATGAAGAAGCGACAGTAAAACGATATTTTTCCGATGGAACGACCATCCGCCTTCAGCCCGAAAACGATGACTATGAGCCAATTTTTATTAATAAGATGTCCGGTGAATTTCGGATAGCCGGAAAAGTTGTAGGGCTAATTCGAAAAATCGGTTAG
- a CDS encoding cytochrome c biogenesis protein has protein sequence MFWKLLLLAGMSAVIVFSFITVAPQSQIGESSRIFYYHIPQAWICVIAFAISTIYGLRYLKTRNLREDDMSVSAASLGLLFCILATVSGSIFAKVTWGSFWNWDPRETSIFILLLIYGAYFALRGAIDIEERRAALSAVYAIFAFVTVPFLIFVVPRIMPSLHPSDSIIDKDLKFTMSPAVRTIFFSSLILFTGLFFWLLRLTSSIKGIARSRETAV, from the coding sequence ATGTTTTGGAAGTTACTGCTTTTGGCTGGTATGTCGGCTGTGATTGTATTCAGCTTTATTACTGTTGCGCCGCAATCACAAATTGGCGAGTCCTCGAGAATCTTCTACTATCACATTCCGCAGGCATGGATCTGCGTGATCGCCTTCGCCATCTCGACCATTTATGGACTCAGGTATCTCAAAACAAGAAATCTTCGCGAGGATGATATGTCAGTATCAGCTGCTTCGCTGGGTCTTCTCTTTTGCATCCTTGCCACGGTTTCAGGTTCGATATTTGCAAAAGTGACCTGGGGGTCATTTTGGAATTGGGATCCGCGTGAGACCTCGATCTTCATTCTTTTGCTTATTTACGGAGCCTATTTTGCTCTCCGTGGCGCAATCGATATAGAAGAACGCCGGGCCGCGCTTTCCGCGGTCTATGCGATATTTGCTTTTGTAACAGTTCCGTTTCTTATATTTGTCGTGCCGAGAATCATGCCCTCGCTTCATCCATCCGATTCGATTATAGACAAAGACCTGAAGTTCACCATGAGTCCCGCTGTACGTACAATTTTTTTCTCATCGCTGATATTATTCACCGGACTCTTCTTTTGGCTGCTTCGCTTAACATCGTCAATCAAAGGGATAGCGCGGTCGCGGGAAACCGCCGTATAA
- a CDS encoding cytochrome c maturation protein CcmE, with protein sequence MNAKYVIGSVIIVVFLTWGASAFFKTTVQYVSIQNAVASNRKVQVMGKIDFSRVNYNADKTRLEFAVFNPEDQDTISAFRMPVVYYGTVPGNFDQATSVVLKGQPNSEGYFVADQILVKCPSKYQGEDGEEYQDIQEDKAPTGV encoded by the coding sequence ATGAACGCGAAATATGTAATTGGCAGTGTAATAATAGTGGTTTTTCTTACTTGGGGGGCATCGGCCTTTTTCAAGACTACCGTGCAATATGTCTCTATTCAGAATGCAGTTGCCAGCAACCGCAAAGTACAGGTGATGGGTAAGATCGATTTTAGCCGGGTCAATTATAATGCAGACAAGACCCGGCTCGAATTTGCCGTATTTAATCCTGAAGACCAGGATACTATATCGGCCTTTCGCATGCCCGTGGTCTACTATGGCACTGTCCCGGGTAACTTCGATCAAGCCACCTCCGTTGTTCTTAAAGGTCAGCCCAATAGCGAAGGTTATTTCGTCGCCGATCAGATTCTCGTTAAGTGCCCTTCTAAATATCAGGGAGAGGACGGTGAAGAGTATCAGGATATCCAGGAAGACAAAGCGCCGACCGGGGTATAG
- a CDS encoding ATP-binding cassette domain-containing protein, protein MTEKPSSPKSMIQAKRVSKFYGDFVAVRDLTFSIPKGQIVAFLGPNGAGKTTTMKILSGFLSASEGTAEIAGLDVRSHRLEAVKFLGYLPENGPLYIDMTPLELLSFFGEARGIDSKMLKHRIDYVVEQCSLGQVLEKPIGKLSKGYRQRVGLAQALLHDPDVLIMDEPTAGLDPNQIREFRANIVELGKTKTILLSTHILQEVSAIAQRVLVINEGRLVFDGTPRQLGESGGIEDTFYHLTGFGKTAMASVRPSDSGEQSMISEGGRV, encoded by the coding sequence ATGACCGAAAAACCATCATCGCCAAAGAGTATGATACAAGCGAAACGAGTCAGCAAATTCTACGGAGATTTTGTCGCTGTAAGGGATCTCACTTTTTCCATCCCGAAAGGACAAATTGTAGCCTTTCTTGGCCCAAACGGAGCGGGCAAAACGACAACAATGAAAATCCTGTCTGGATTCTTGTCCGCAAGCGAAGGTACCGCTGAAATTGCAGGACTCGATGTACGTTCGCATAGGCTGGAAGCTGTCAAATTCCTTGGCTATCTACCCGAGAACGGCCCGCTTTATATTGATATGACCCCGCTTGAACTCCTCAGCTTTTTCGGCGAAGCGCGAGGGATAGATTCGAAGATGCTCAAACATAGAATCGACTATGTGGTTGAGCAGTGCTCCCTCGGACAGGTACTTGAGAAACCGATAGGGAAGCTTTCCAAAGGATATCGCCAGCGGGTGGGCCTTGCTCAGGCACTGCTCCATGATCCCGATGTGCTCATAATGGATGAACCGACAGCGGGTCTTGATCCAAATCAGATTCGTGAGTTTAGAGCAAATATTGTTGAACTTGGCAAAACCAAGACAATTCTTCTGTCTACTCATATTCTCCAGGAAGTCTCTGCGATCGCCCAACGCGTGCTTGTCATCAACGAGGGACGCCTTGTATTTGATGGCACTCCGAGACAGCTTGGTGAAAGCGGTGGAATCGAAGATACTTTCTACCATCTGACCGGTTTCGGCAAGACTGCTATGGCTTCAGTCCGACCTTCTGACAGCGGCGAGCAATCAATGATATCCGAAGGAGGCCGGGTATGA